A genomic window from Marispirochaeta aestuarii includes:
- a CDS encoding glycosyltransferase translates to MIFVTVGMQLPFNRLVRTVEAWAKKHKASDVIFQVGPGGYFPSGFSASQFIKPEQFEQYVKKADVVVSHAGMGSILKSLELAKPIIILPRLQIYGEHRNNHQVHTAENIGKYEGVLVAKSETDVEDLLDVAITFTSGSAISKSASDSLIAHIQYFIRNSIPKSDA, encoded by the coding sequence GTGATTTTTGTTACTGTTGGAATGCAGCTCCCTTTTAACCGCTTGGTGAGAACTGTTGAAGCTTGGGCAAAAAAGCACAAAGCTAGTGATGTTATCTTTCAGGTTGGTCCTGGTGGATACTTTCCTTCCGGATTTTCTGCATCACAATTTATTAAACCGGAACAGTTTGAGCAGTATGTGAAGAAAGCTGATGTGGTTGTTTCTCATGCAGGAATGGGCAGTATTCTAAAGTCTCTTGAACTTGCCAAGCCTATCATTATACTTCCTCGGCTACAGATATATGGTGAACACAGGAATAATCATCAGGTACACACAGCAGAGAACATTGGAAAATATGAAGGTGTTTTAGTTGCGAAAAGTGAAACTGATGTTGAAGATCTTCTGGATGTTGCCATAACGTTTACAAGCGGTAGCGCTATATCCAAATCTGCTTCTGATTCGCTTATTGCTCATATTCAATATTTTATCCGTAACAGCATACCAAAATCTGATGCATAG
- a CDS encoding glycosyltransferase family protein: MRDKVLAVSSGGGHWVQLLRLRTAFEGFNVVYATVNPDSQLDIAGCPLYIIPDANRWTKLSLVRCMFSALWIVIRVKPRVVITTGAAPGLFVLVFGKLLGAKTLWLDSIANVEKMSMSGRLARWFSDQWLTQWNDLACPKGPEYKGAVM; the protein is encoded by the coding sequence ATGAGAGATAAAGTTCTAGCTGTTTCCTCAGGGGGCGGACATTGGGTTCAACTCTTACGTTTGAGAACCGCATTCGAAGGTTTCAATGTGGTTTATGCAACCGTAAATCCCGATTCACAGTTAGATATTGCGGGATGTCCGCTTTATATAATACCTGACGCCAATAGGTGGACGAAGCTGTCTTTAGTTAGATGCATGTTTTCTGCGCTATGGATCGTTATTCGGGTAAAGCCAAGGGTAGTGATTACCACAGGGGCTGCTCCAGGGCTTTTTGTTCTTGTATTTGGGAAATTACTTGGTGCAAAAACTTTGTGGCTTGACAGCATTGCGAATGTTGAAAAGATGTCTATGTCTGGTCGACTCGCCAGATGGTTTTCAGATCAATGGCTGACACAATGGAACGATTTAGCCTGTCCGAAGGGGCCAGAATACAAAGGAGCTGTTATGTGA
- a CDS encoding glycosyltransferase: MISVVMPAHNEEKFIARSLRAITKGAPPDQMEVVVVCNGCSDKTAEVARSIPGPITVIESDIPSKVQSLNIGDKLVSSFPRFYVDSDIIFTFADLKKVADELEKVGVLAAAPEFIFDDSTASSAVKAYYRVWRRMPYFESGRIAGAYGLSEEGRRRFEEFPDIIADDGFVRLHFHPSERVTVKSSSVVVTTPRDLANLIKIKSRSHGGTYELRKKYPKLFNNETTSPTLSLKRMIEQKVSIKDSLIYIYVSLVAKFKGKMNQFTGRKKWERDESSRIKS, from the coding sequence ATGATATCTGTTGTGATGCCTGCTCACAATGAGGAGAAATTTATTGCTCGATCTTTAAGGGCTATTACAAAAGGTGCTCCTCCTGATCAAATGGAAGTCGTTGTTGTTTGCAATGGTTGTTCTGATAAAACGGCTGAAGTCGCAAGAAGCATACCGGGACCAATAACGGTAATAGAATCAGATATTCCATCAAAGGTACAATCACTTAATATCGGGGATAAACTTGTTTCAAGCTTTCCTCGTTTTTATGTAGATTCTGACATCATTTTTACCTTTGCAGACCTTAAAAAAGTTGCCGATGAACTTGAGAAGGTCGGTGTTTTAGCAGCAGCACCAGAGTTTATTTTTGACGATTCAACGGCCAGTTCAGCAGTTAAAGCATATTATAGGGTCTGGAGACGGATGCCCTATTTTGAATCCGGGAGAATCGCCGGTGCTTATGGTTTATCTGAAGAGGGACGCAGACGGTTTGAAGAATTTCCAGATATAATAGCAGATGACGGCTTTGTTCGGCTGCACTTCCACCCTTCAGAAAGGGTTACAGTGAAATCGAGCAGCGTAGTTGTTACTACCCCAAGGGATCTTGCTAATCTTATAAAAATAAAAAGCAGATCACATGGTGGAACTTATGAATTACGAAAAAAATACCCTAAACTATTTAACAATGAGACCACTTCACCGACATTAAGTTTAAAACGAATGATTGAACAAAAAGTTTCAATAAAAGATTCACTTATTTACATTTATGTTTCACTCGTTGCCAAATTTAAGGGTAAGATGAATCAATTTACTGGAAGAAAGAAATGGGAGCGAGATGAATCATCTCGGATCAAGAGTTAA
- a CDS encoding glycosyltransferase family 2 protein: MIDVSVIIVSYNTAELTCAAIASVYEQTKQVNFEILVIDNNSTDDSADMIEKSFPSVRLIRLYSNKGFAAANNIAAEEAEGRYILLLNPDTLVLDGAIDKLVNFADKNTEYGIYGGSTFFGDMSRNPTAGWNMATVWSLFSTASGLSSIFRKSRFFNPESLSWWDWKRPRRVDIVTGCFLLIHRDLWNRLEGFDTRFYMYGEDADLCLRSAAINRFCIIVPDAKIIHFGGASEVVKEDKMIRLLTAKVQLFRKHWKGIKRKYAILMLEMWTFSRMTVLFFISMVKKNNSPSFHSWKKVWYRRSEWETV; encoded by the coding sequence ATGATTGATGTTTCTGTAATTATAGTTAGTTACAACACTGCAGAGCTTACCTGTGCTGCCATTGCGTCTGTCTATGAGCAGACGAAACAGGTTAACTTTGAAATACTGGTAATAGACAATAATTCCACCGATGATTCGGCTGATATGATAGAAAAAAGTTTTCCCAGCGTACGATTAATCCGTCTCTACAGTAACAAGGGATTCGCCGCGGCCAACAACATTGCAGCGGAAGAAGCTGAAGGTCGTTATATTTTATTATTGAATCCTGACACTTTGGTTCTTGATGGTGCTATCGATAAGCTTGTGAACTTTGCTGATAAAAATACCGAATACGGAATATATGGTGGATCTACCTTCTTTGGAGATATGAGCCGTAATCCTACTGCGGGTTGGAATATGGCAACCGTATGGAGTTTGTTCTCTACAGCTTCGGGCCTGAGTTCTATATTCAGAAAGTCACGCTTCTTTAATCCGGAATCTCTATCGTGGTGGGACTGGAAAAGACCACGCAGGGTAGACATTGTTACCGGGTGCTTTTTGCTGATCCATAGAGATTTATGGAATCGTCTAGAAGGCTTTGATACACGGTTTTATATGTATGGAGAAGATGCCGACCTTTGTCTGCGGTCGGCGGCTATTAATAGGTTTTGTATTATTGTCCCTGACGCTAAAATTATCCATTTTGGGGGTGCGTCAGAAGTAGTTAAAGAGGATAAGATGATCAGATTACTAACAGCTAAGGTTCAGCTTTTCCGGAAACACTGGAAAGGGATTAAGAGAAAATATGCAATCTTGATGCTGGAAATGTGGACTTTTTCACGGATGACAGTCTTGTTTTTTATTTCTATGGTCAAAAAAAATAATTCTCCATCATTTCATTCCTGGAAAAAAGTATGGTATAGGCGAAGCGAATGGGAGACTGTTTAG
- a CDS encoding nucleotidyltransferase family protein, whose product MVYEYSSNEEKLIIALLNRNNVSALDIAENTTLNTRKLVSMADRHMVFPLILDRLFHLPLQNIPADELFPKGRRIIIAAAAVNMKLRSELSRTTRILGKEGISFLLIKGFAVDKNPLRKTNDIDILIHREDLHRTVALLEKAGYNYTGSGVMSAKEIQNPFGTLDWNNQFQFETPSGGVSLEVHTNLFERDRIRLEKLDKFLDNVDLFWKESRFDEELGCSIPSTEATLALLCVHSSTKRSPAHNTYIARHAYDILQTLKCGVDQSRFISLCTSWGLEYYAYTALYLTSLCLNTDAPLNAAAPLEDLLSKRCKRLADIHLKCFRGLGHASFFYRMLFALLMPMAIGGNLRKILRHYRLIVFPPLWQQENLFGVRRDSAAIYLTYLYGPFVRAFVIMKRWLSDG is encoded by the coding sequence ATGGTGTATGAATACAGCTCCAACGAAGAAAAGCTGATTATAGCTCTTCTTAATAGAAACAATGTCTCTGCTCTCGACATTGCCGAAAACACAACCCTGAATACACGAAAACTGGTATCCATGGCTGACCGGCACATGGTTTTCCCCCTCATTCTTGATCGCCTTTTCCACCTTCCTCTTCAGAATATCCCCGCTGATGAACTCTTCCCGAAGGGCAGAAGAATCATAATCGCTGCTGCTGCAGTCAATATGAAACTCCGCAGTGAACTTTCTCGTACTACTCGTATTCTGGGAAAAGAAGGGATCAGCTTTCTTCTGATAAAGGGTTTCGCCGTCGACAAGAATCCGCTTCGTAAAACCAACGATATTGATATTCTCATTCACAGGGAAGATCTCCACAGGACTGTAGCCCTTCTCGAAAAAGCCGGCTATAACTATACCGGAAGCGGGGTTATGTCAGCAAAAGAAATACAAAACCCCTTCGGCACCCTTGACTGGAACAACCAGTTTCAGTTCGAAACTCCCTCCGGTGGAGTCAGCCTCGAAGTGCACACAAATCTTTTTGAAAGGGACAGAATACGCCTCGAAAAACTCGACAAGTTTCTGGATAATGTGGATCTCTTCTGGAAAGAAAGCCGTTTTGACGAAGAACTCGGATGCAGTATCCCCTCCACGGAAGCCACACTGGCGCTCTTATGCGTCCATTCGTCAACAAAGAGATCCCCGGCACACAATACCTATATAGCACGGCACGCCTACGACATACTGCAAACCCTCAAGTGTGGTGTAGACCAGAGCCGTTTCATCTCGCTGTGCACTTCCTGGGGTCTGGAATACTACGCCTATACTGCTTTATACCTGACATCCTTGTGTCTGAATACTGACGCTCCCCTGAATGCAGCAGCACCACTTGAAGATTTACTTTCAAAAAGATGTAAACGTCTCGCGGATATACACCTGAAATGCTTTCGCGGCCTTGGGCATGCGTCTTTTTTCTATCGGATGCTTTTTGCTCTTCTTATGCCGATGGCTATTGGCGGAAACCTTCGCAAAATTCTCAGGCACTATCGTCTTATTGTTTTTCCGCCTCTATGGCAGCAGGAAAACCTCTTTGGCGTAAGGCGTGACTCGGCGGCTATATACCTGACGTATCTGTACGGACCCTTTGTACGCGCCTTTGTTATTATGAAGCGCTGGTTATCAGATGGCTGA
- a CDS encoding S8 family peptidase has translation MINTRYSTVITYLFFFIEFFYFISCSLDSDKIESDVLTDTSSYTLSGTWFSKFLDNFVPVSDSPGVDFDPYNGPVYNPDIDSTPDDTLYNEQWNLQHLEMPAVWASVTGDPSVVVAVLDTGINQELPDFNGVNFVTGRNIVDNNGDTSDSIGHGTHVAGTIAQATNNAFGTAGMAFGVSLMPVKVIQNDMMSSSDLIAQGIDWAASNGADIINLSIGDPEAVTPEGMEGLHTAIQNAVSMGVTIVAAAGNNNDSVRYPAAFEEVVAVGAVDFAGNRTEYSNYGPELDVVAPGGGSTANVVGDGLRDAILQHTVIYVPLPAVQYGNEDFWYLAGTSQAAPHVSALAALLKSAQPSLSPAEIRAAMENTAVDLGEPYTDPYYGKGLIDPVAALSFGINLYENITGFAARRIEEGSFSHCWQIHADAGVMEISLEIPENEAGIGMYLYNIAGRLVSVGAPLPGSESISFDVKLQGGVYYVIVRRDL, from the coding sequence GTGATTAATACCAGGTATTCAACTGTAATTACATACCTCTTTTTTTTTATTGAGTTTTTTTACTTTATTTCCTGCAGCCTTGATTCGGATAAAATTGAGTCGGATGTTCTAACAGACACATCCTCATATACACTGTCGGGTACCTGGTTTTCGAAATTCCTAGACAATTTTGTTCCTGTTTCAGATAGTCCTGGGGTTGATTTTGATCCTTATAACGGCCCGGTATACAACCCGGATATTGATTCTACTCCCGACGATACACTGTATAATGAGCAGTGGAACCTGCAGCATCTCGAAATGCCGGCAGTCTGGGCTTCTGTAACAGGAGACCCCAGCGTTGTGGTTGCTGTTCTTGATACGGGTATAAATCAAGAACTCCCGGATTTTAACGGGGTAAATTTTGTTACTGGAAGAAACATCGTTGACAACAACGGTGACACTTCGGATTCTATCGGACACGGTACCCACGTTGCTGGCACAATAGCACAGGCGACGAACAATGCCTTTGGTACTGCCGGGATGGCCTTCGGGGTGAGTTTAATGCCGGTCAAGGTCATTCAAAACGATATGATGAGCAGCAGCGACCTTATTGCTCAAGGGATTGATTGGGCTGCTTCCAACGGCGCCGATATTATTAATCTCAGCATTGGGGACCCCGAAGCTGTAACTCCGGAGGGCATGGAAGGTCTTCATACGGCCATTCAGAACGCCGTTTCCATGGGCGTCACTATTGTAGCTGCAGCGGGCAACAACAACGATAGTGTCCGGTATCCTGCAGCGTTTGAGGAAGTTGTAGCCGTCGGTGCAGTTGATTTCGCAGGCAACCGGACGGAATATTCCAATTACGGTCCTGAACTGGATGTCGTGGCACCCGGAGGCGGCTCAACGGCAAATGTAGTAGGTGACGGACTGCGGGATGCGATCCTGCAGCATACAGTAATTTATGTACCTTTACCGGCAGTTCAATACGGGAATGAAGATTTCTGGTACCTTGCGGGTACCTCGCAGGCAGCACCCCATGTTTCTGCCCTCGCAGCGCTACTGAAGTCTGCTCAACCTTCGCTTTCTCCTGCTGAGATCCGAGCTGCTATGGAGAATACCGCTGTGGACCTCGGAGAACCTTACACGGACCCGTACTACGGAAAGGGTCTCATCGACCCTGTGGCGGCACTGTCCTTCGGAATAAATCTCTATGAAAACATTACTGGTTTCGCTGCCCGCAGGATAGAGGAGGGGAGTTTTTCTCATTGCTGGCAAATACACGCGGATGCAGGAGTTATGGAAATCTCTTTGGAGATTCCGGAAAACGAGGCCGGTATAGGAATGTATCTTTATAATATTGCTGGGCGCCTTGTCTCTGTAGGAGCCCCTTTACCTGGGAGTGAAAGTATAAGCTTTGATGTTAAACTTCAGGGAGGAGTGTACTACGTTATAGTGCGCAGAGATTTATAA
- a CDS encoding ABC transporter ATP-binding protein, giving the protein MKIQEKLKDVVLTTFNVKRAFGFVWKSSRGWTIANLVLLFIQGMLPVVTLYLLKVLVDTVAEGTVAAGPEAMSGKVLIVLTAVGMAALLTGISRTLGLVVNKEQSRRVVDHMHDVIQKKATAVDLEYYENSAYQDTLHRAQEEAVYRPGVIVNSLAALFRNGISLIGVGWLLFSFKPQVLLLLVAAMLPPLFIRILFSEREYLLERRYTSRERRAAYYHFMLVGREFAKEIRMFGLGPTFIRRFQALRKELRKIRLALDLRTAKYGAASHVFSTVLVFGAYFWVARDALVGRISLGAFVMFYQAFQRGQSFLQAVLENAAKLYENNLFLTNLYEFLDIKSRIAAEKNILHTKQVEDQHAAIAFENLWFTYPGTDKEILRGVNLRLHHGEVAALVGLNGAGKTTLVKLLCRLYDPDKGSVFLDGTNIRGMEPEELRKKLGVIFQDYAHYNLTVRDNIWFGNVDYSEISPDIENAARKAGIHEEIEKLAEGYNEVLGRFFDKGSELSIGQWQKIALARAFFRDAPVVVLDEPTSSMDPRAEFELFSGFRDILDGRTALLISHRMSTVRMADRIFVLNSGRIVESGTHEELLSEGGIYAELFETQARNYQEREVV; this is encoded by the coding sequence ATGAAAATTCAGGAAAAGCTTAAGGACGTTGTACTTACAACTTTCAATGTAAAGAGGGCATTTGGTTTCGTATGGAAAAGCTCTCGGGGCTGGACCATTGCGAATCTTGTGCTGCTCTTTATTCAGGGTATGCTTCCTGTTGTGACCCTCTATCTGCTGAAAGTCCTGGTTGATACTGTTGCGGAAGGCACGGTTGCGGCCGGTCCTGAAGCTATGTCTGGAAAAGTGCTTATTGTACTTACAGCGGTCGGCATGGCAGCACTGCTGACCGGTATTTCCAGAACCCTGGGCCTCGTTGTCAACAAAGAGCAAAGCAGACGGGTTGTAGATCACATGCACGATGTGATCCAGAAGAAGGCGACCGCTGTAGACCTTGAGTACTACGAGAACTCCGCCTATCAGGATACCCTGCACAGAGCCCAGGAAGAGGCGGTTTACAGGCCCGGGGTCATTGTAAACTCCCTGGCTGCCCTGTTTCGGAACGGTATTTCTCTGATCGGGGTCGGCTGGCTTCTCTTTTCTTTCAAGCCCCAGGTACTTTTACTGCTTGTTGCCGCCATGTTACCGCCTTTGTTCATCCGTATTCTATTTTCCGAACGGGAGTATCTACTGGAGCGCAGGTATACCTCCCGGGAGCGCAGGGCTGCGTATTACCACTTTATGCTCGTGGGAAGGGAATTCGCGAAAGAAATCAGGATGTTCGGCCTTGGTCCTACGTTTATCAGGCGTTTTCAGGCTTTGAGGAAAGAGCTGCGAAAGATTCGTCTTGCTCTGGATCTCAGAACTGCCAAATACGGGGCCGCATCTCACGTGTTTTCCACAGTCCTCGTGTTTGGTGCATACTTCTGGGTTGCCCGGGATGCGTTGGTGGGTAGAATCTCCCTGGGGGCCTTTGTCATGTTTTACCAGGCCTTTCAAAGGGGGCAGTCCTTTCTTCAGGCGGTACTGGAAAACGCAGCGAAGCTCTACGAGAACAATCTGTTTCTTACAAACCTCTACGAGTTTCTTGACATCAAATCCCGGATCGCTGCTGAAAAAAACATCCTGCATACCAAGCAGGTTGAAGATCAACATGCGGCCATTGCTTTCGAAAATCTCTGGTTTACTTATCCCGGAACGGACAAGGAGATCCTGCGCGGTGTAAACCTTCGTCTCCATCATGGTGAGGTTGCCGCGCTTGTGGGTTTGAATGGAGCAGGTAAAACAACACTGGTAAAACTCCTCTGCCGTCTCTACGACCCGGATAAGGGCAGTGTGTTCCTGGACGGAACAAATATCCGGGGAATGGAACCTGAGGAGTTGAGAAAAAAGCTTGGAGTTATCTTCCAGGATTACGCCCATTACAATTTGACGGTGCGGGATAATATCTGGTTTGGTAACGTGGATTATTCTGAGATTTCGCCTGATATCGAAAATGCCGCCAGGAAAGCTGGCATCCACGAAGAAATAGAGAAGCTTGCCGAAGGCTATAATGAAGTTCTTGGTCGTTTCTTTGATAAGGGAAGTGAACTCAGTATCGGACAATGGCAGAAAATAGCTCTTGCACGAGCATTCTTCCGCGATGCCCCTGTGGTTGTTCTTGACGAACCAACCAGTTCAATGGATCCCCGAGCGGAATTCGAACTGTTCAGCGGTTTCAGGGATATTCTCGATGGCCGGACAGCTCTTCTTATCAGTCACAGAATGTCCACGGTGAGGATGGCAGACAGAATCTTTGTGCTTAACTCGGGTCGCATAGTTGAGAGTGGTACTCACGAAGAGCTCCTCTCTGAGGGTGGTATCTATGCTGAACTATTCGAAACTCAGGCGAGGAATTATCAGGAAAGAGAAGTCGTGTGA
- a CDS encoding lasso RiPP family leader peptide-containing protein: protein MKKYESPQLVILGDIAELTRGEGWRGNSDSFWIFSWGVSG, encoded by the coding sequence ATGAAAAAATATGAATCGCCCCAATTGGTCATTCTCGGTGATATCGCCGAACTGACCCGTGGGGAAGGCTGGAGAGGAAACTCAGACAGCTTCTGGATCTTTTCCTGGGGTGTGTCCGGCTGA
- a CDS encoding lasso peptide isopeptide bond-forming cyclase, with the protein MVRGNRRSTVLSGIAGLFYRDGRPAQTETVENMILSMPHRCGKGIQSISDGPVAFAFGFSSNSIEETFGGTLLKDDNLYLVGDIRLDNRTEITAALDPAECFGANVTDGQIVLAAYRRWGTSCVDHFYGDFTFAVWDIRTKTLFCARDHFGVKPLCLYSSDHIFAFASEPKALIALTEVPEDINEERICVHFFPELLLGDKTITMYRSVKRLEPAHRVLVSRESIHKEHYWKLDPYREAEYSSEKEYFDAFKDVFLRSVENRLRGKSKIGCTLSGGLDSSSIACASRDILEKQSRLPLFTYSAVFDSVPSADERHWIDAALHDRQGVVSRKVHPDQRSPLSDLDAMIWLHDGPFYGANYFIHLDIYRAARDDGVKIILDGEDGDTTVSHGIDFLLQLVQSGSWQIFAEECEAVVRAFDNSRTYASKTGMLKAHGIPYLEYLAKTGQWIKYFHALRHIHRLFGYSRKQLLIDHGLKALISYGKKSSVFDTGIMDVGLAAKYRVKDKLQEIDNRYRSSRFPAHLRQSHYDRLTSGALPYTLECLDRMASYYDIEVRHPFCDARLAEFCLSVPPHLKLRNGVSRYILRESLKGILPEEIRTRSGKGDLADVLRQGLKRFESSRILGLTEYLSNNAKHFMNQERLKETLGDFKNGGGQDKDTVITNIWQAAVLDRWMKNGNSKQPGGKGSQYSAVE; encoded by the coding sequence ATTGTTCGAGGGAATCGAAGGAGTACTGTTCTGAGCGGAATAGCAGGATTATTCTACCGGGATGGCAGACCTGCGCAGACGGAAACGGTAGAGAACATGATCCTGTCCATGCCTCATCGCTGTGGAAAGGGTATCCAGTCAATATCTGATGGTCCCGTAGCTTTCGCTTTTGGATTTTCTTCAAATTCCATCGAAGAGACCTTTGGCGGCACGCTTCTCAAAGATGACAACCTGTATTTAGTCGGAGATATTCGACTGGACAATCGGACTGAAATAACCGCAGCTTTAGACCCCGCTGAATGTTTTGGTGCAAATGTCACTGATGGCCAGATTGTACTTGCTGCATACCGCCGGTGGGGTACATCATGCGTAGATCATTTCTATGGTGATTTCACATTTGCTGTCTGGGACATACGCACGAAAACCCTGTTCTGCGCCCGAGACCATTTTGGTGTGAAGCCCTTGTGTCTTTATAGTTCCGACCATATTTTCGCCTTTGCGTCTGAACCCAAAGCACTGATTGCTCTGACGGAAGTCCCAGAGGATATAAACGAAGAACGAATATGCGTACACTTTTTCCCTGAACTTCTTCTTGGGGACAAAACAATAACAATGTACCGGAGTGTAAAACGCCTGGAGCCGGCACACCGTGTCCTTGTTTCCCGTGAGTCTATTCACAAAGAGCACTACTGGAAACTCGACCCGTACCGGGAAGCGGAATACTCCTCTGAAAAAGAGTATTTCGATGCGTTTAAGGACGTCTTCCTCCGTTCGGTCGAAAACCGGCTCCGGGGAAAATCGAAGATCGGTTGCACCCTGAGCGGAGGACTCGATTCCTCATCCATTGCATGTGCTTCCCGTGATATTCTCGAAAAGCAGAGCCGGCTGCCGCTTTTTACGTACTCAGCGGTTTTCGATAGTGTACCTTCCGCGGACGAACGCCATTGGATAGACGCTGCTTTACATGATCGCCAGGGGGTCGTGAGCAGGAAAGTCCACCCTGATCAGAGAAGTCCTCTATCGGACCTGGACGCTATGATATGGCTTCATGATGGGCCGTTTTACGGAGCGAATTATTTTATACATCTGGATATTTATCGAGCAGCAAGGGATGACGGGGTAAAAATTATCCTCGACGGAGAGGACGGAGACACAACGGTCTCACACGGAATCGATTTTCTTCTGCAGCTCGTTCAGAGCGGTTCCTGGCAAATCTTTGCGGAAGAATGCGAGGCGGTTGTTCGTGCCTTTGATAACAGCCGCACGTATGCTTCGAAGACAGGAATGCTCAAGGCCCACGGTATTCCTTACCTGGAATACCTTGCGAAAACCGGACAGTGGATCAAATATTTTCATGCCCTTCGGCATATACATCGATTATTCGGGTATTCCCGAAAACAGCTGCTGATAGACCACGGGCTTAAGGCGTTGATTTCGTACGGTAAAAAATCTTCCGTTTTCGACACGGGTATTATGGATGTCGGGCTTGCAGCCAAGTACAGGGTAAAAGATAAACTCCAGGAGATAGACAATCGTTACCGATCATCCCGTTTCCCTGCACATCTCCGGCAGAGTCATTACGACAGGCTGACTTCCGGTGCTCTTCCTTATACGCTGGAATGCCTGGATAGAATGGCCTCCTATTATGATATAGAGGTACGTCATCCTTTCTGCGATGCCCGACTTGCAGAGTTTTGTCTTTCCGTTCCCCCGCATCTCAAGCTGCGGAATGGAGTCAGCAGATATATACTCCGTGAGTCCCTTAAGGGGATTCTTCCGGAGGAAATAAGGACCCGTTCAGGTAAGGGGGATCTTGCTGATGTTCTTCGGCAAGGGCTTAAGCGTTTTGAAAGCTCCCGCATTCTTGGTCTTACAGAGTATCTTTCGAATAATGCCAAGCATTTTATGAACCAGGAACGTCTCAAGGAAACTTTGGGAGACTTCAAGAATGGGGGCGGGCAGGATAAAGACACTGTTATCACCAATATATGGCAAGCAGCGGTTCTGGACCGCTGGATGAAAAATGGTAATTCAAAGCAGCCTGGCGGGAAGGGCTCACAGTATTCTGCTGTTGAATAA
- a CDS encoding lasso peptide biosynthesis B2 protein yields MKLSIERFKKFFLLTSAEKYLFLSSWLWLSRVRKSLRKKPFKTVLSNVNKLAEKRKSVSNVKISADDISLAVERCSGIFHGNCDCLPKALAGRILFARYGYNTVLRIGAVRSSGSDFTAHAWLESDGKIVVGDIPGIKDFKLFEGIEGVLF; encoded by the coding sequence TTGAAATTGTCGATCGAAAGGTTTAAAAAATTTTTCCTGCTTACTTCGGCGGAAAAATACTTATTTCTTAGTTCCTGGTTGTGGCTTAGTCGGGTCCGGAAGTCTCTCAGGAAAAAACCTTTTAAAACTGTTCTTTCCAATGTCAACAAATTGGCAGAAAAAAGAAAATCCGTCAGCAATGTGAAGATTTCTGCAGATGATATTAGTCTTGCTGTTGAACGCTGTTCCGGTATATTTCATGGAAACTGTGACTGTCTGCCAAAAGCCCTGGCCGGCCGAATCCTTTTTGCCCGTTATGGCTATAACACGGTTCTCCGTATAGGTGCCGTTCGTTCAAGTGGATCGGATTTTACCGCCCACGCCTGGCTTGAATCGGACGGGAAAATAGTAGTTGGAGATATCCCCGGCATTAAGGATTTCAAATTGTTCGAGGGAATCGAAGGAGTACTGTTCTGA
- a CDS encoding PqqD family protein: MDLETKVKAHDGVLATQLDGEAVLMHVERGIYFGLNEVGAFVWKLMTTPVLVRNLCDAVTEEFDVSLKVCSPDIQALLEKLKDEGLIEIVDRKV, translated from the coding sequence ATGGATTTGGAAACGAAAGTAAAGGCACACGATGGTGTTTTAGCCACACAGCTGGATGGCGAGGCCGTTTTAATGCATGTCGAGAGGGGCATCTATTTTGGACTTAACGAGGTTGGTGCATTCGTGTGGAAACTCATGACCACTCCGGTGCTTGTGCGCAACCTTTGTGATGCAGTTACTGAGGAATTTGACGTTAGTTTAAAAGTTTGTTCACCAGATATCCAGGCTTTACTGGAAAAACTCAAGGATGAAGGTCTTATTGAAATTGTCGATCGAAAGGTTTAA